A DNA window from Massilia putida contains the following coding sequences:
- a CDS encoding molybdopterin cofactor-binding domain-containing protein translates to MTRAMPHSVARRRFLAAGGSLTLAFAFRPAWSADKLPGSLDKTPWLDAWIRIDAGNRITVFTGKAELGQGIRTALLQVAAEELVVSPARIAMVTADTARTPNEGYTAGSHSMQDSGTALRHAAAQVRTILAGLAARRFGTDVSAITAADGAMRAPDGRSATYGALLAGQTLHLRADGQAAPRDPASHTISGRNLARVDIPAKVAGGPAYVQDLRLPGMVHGRVVRPPSPSARLDGVDEGPLTDLPGVLKVVRDGRFLAVIADREYRAVKAAAALAQNARWTLPADLPADLTPADLVRRLPAQSTTILDRGAGSTGGRTLRAAYSRPFQLHASIGPSCAVARLDDGRYTVWTHSQGVYPLRAALAEMLGVAEDAVHCIHVEGAGCYGHNAADDVAADAALLARAYPGRPVRVQWMREDEHGWEPFGPPMLAEVEAALDADGKIARWRYDVWSPPHNARPGKAGNLLAATHLARPFAPPPAKPIPQPEGGGDRNAIPYYALPDAHVVHHFQSAAPLRTSALRALGAYCNVFAIESFMDELARADGTDPVAFRLRHLDDPRAADVVRAAAQGFGWNAWRPRARHGRGFAFARYKNLAAYCALAVEVEVARETGFVRIVCVQAAVDCGEIVNPDGVRNQIEGGIIQSASWTLLERVRYDARDILTRDWAGYPILRFDQVPERLDVRLLDRPGQPFLGTGEAAQGPAAAALANAIFDACGLRLRDLPLDRARIRDR, encoded by the coding sequence GTGACGCGGGCCATGCCGCACAGCGTGGCGCGCCGGCGCTTCCTCGCCGCCGGCGGTTCGCTCACGCTGGCGTTCGCGTTCCGTCCCGCGTGGAGCGCGGACAAGCTGCCGGGAAGCCTGGACAAGACGCCGTGGCTGGACGCCTGGATCCGCATCGACGCCGGCAACCGCATCACGGTCTTCACCGGCAAGGCGGAACTGGGGCAGGGCATCCGCACGGCCCTGCTGCAGGTGGCGGCGGAGGAACTCGTCGTCAGCCCCGCGCGCATCGCGATGGTGACCGCCGACACGGCGCGCACGCCCAACGAGGGCTACACGGCCGGCAGCCACTCGATGCAGGACAGCGGCACGGCGCTGCGCCACGCGGCCGCGCAGGTGCGCACGATCCTGGCCGGGCTGGCCGCGCGCCGTTTCGGCACCGATGTCTCGGCCATCACCGCGGCCGACGGCGCGATGCGCGCACCGGACGGCCGCAGCGCCACCTACGGCGCACTGCTGGCCGGCCAGACCTTGCACCTGCGCGCGGACGGCCAGGCGGCGCCGCGCGATCCGGCCTCGCACACCATCTCGGGACGGAACCTGGCGCGCGTGGATATTCCGGCCAAGGTCGCCGGCGGGCCCGCCTACGTCCAGGACCTGCGCCTGCCCGGCATGGTGCATGGCCGCGTCGTGCGTCCGCCATCGCCCAGCGCGCGGCTGGACGGCGTCGACGAGGGGCCACTCACGGATCTGCCGGGCGTGTTGAAGGTGGTGCGCGACGGCCGCTTCCTGGCCGTGATTGCCGACCGCGAATACCGCGCCGTGAAGGCGGCCGCCGCGCTGGCGCAGAATGCGCGCTGGACCCTGCCGGCCGATCTGCCGGCGGACCTGACACCGGCCGATCTCGTGCGCCGCCTGCCGGCGCAGTCCACGACGATCCTCGACCGGGGGGCCGGCAGCACTGGCGGCCGGACGCTGCGCGCGGCGTATTCGCGGCCGTTCCAGCTGCACGCGTCGATCGGACCGTCGTGCGCCGTCGCGCGCCTGGACGACGGGCGCTACACGGTCTGGACCCACTCGCAAGGCGTGTACCCGCTGCGCGCGGCGCTGGCGGAAATGCTGGGCGTGGCGGAGGACGCCGTCCATTGCATCCACGTGGAGGGCGCCGGCTGCTATGGCCACAACGCGGCCGACGACGTGGCGGCCGACGCGGCGCTGCTGGCGCGCGCCTATCCCGGCCGTCCCGTGCGCGTGCAATGGATGCGCGAGGACGAACATGGCTGGGAGCCCTTCGGACCGCCGATGCTGGCCGAGGTCGAGGCCGCGCTCGATGCGGACGGGAAGATCGCGCGCTGGCGCTACGACGTCTGGAGCCCGCCGCACAATGCGCGGCCGGGCAAGGCCGGCAACCTGCTGGCGGCCACGCATCTCGCGCGGCCGTTCGCGCCGCCGCCGGCGAAGCCGATCCCGCAACCGGAGGGCGGCGGCGACCGCAATGCGATTCCCTATTATGCGCTGCCGGATGCGCACGTCGTTCACCACTTCCAGAGCGCGGCCCCGCTGCGCACGTCGGCCCTGCGCGCGCTGGGCGCGTACTGCAACGTGTTCGCCATCGAGAGCTTCATGGATGAGCTGGCGCGCGCGGACGGCACGGACCCGGTCGCGTTCCGCCTGCGCCATCTGGACGACCCGCGCGCGGCCGACGTCGTGCGCGCGGCCGCGCAGGGCTTCGGCTGGAACGCGTGGCGGCCGCGGGCCCGGCACGGGCGCGGGTTCGCGTTCGCCCGCTACAAGAACCTGGCCGCGTATTGCGCCCTGGCGGTGGAGGTCGAGGTGGCGCGCGAGACCGGCTTCGTACGCATCGTGTGCGTGCAGGCCGCAGTCGATTGCGGCGAGATCGTCAATCCGGACGGCGTGCGCAACCAGATCGAGGGCGGCATCATCCAGTCGGCCAGCTGGACCTTGCTGGAACGCGTACGGTACGACGCGCGCGACATCCTCACGCGCGACTGGGCCGGCTATCCGATCCTGCGCTTCGACCAGGTGCCCGAGCGGCTCGACGTGCGCCTGCTCGACCGGCCGGGTCAGCCTTTCCTCGGCACGGGCGAGGCGGCGCAGGGCCCTGCCGCGGCGGCGCTCGCGAATGCCATCTTCGATGCGTGCGGCTTGCGGCTGCGCGACCTGCCGCTGGACCGGGCGCGGATACGAGATCGTTGA
- a CDS encoding (2Fe-2S)-binding protein: MTTYRLHVNGRTHTVDTEPDTPLLYVLRDDLGLCGAKFGCGLGQCGACTVTLGGAAVMSCLVPVSAVGGRVVGTVEGLGRPDAPGVLQQAFIDEQAAQCGYCIAGMIMRASSLLAHTPAPSEAEIRRHMMPNLCRCGTHMRILRAVRRAAAMLAKGKP, translated from the coding sequence ATGACCACCTATCGACTGCACGTCAATGGCCGCACGCATACGGTGGACACCGAGCCGGACACGCCGCTGCTGTACGTGCTGCGCGACGACCTGGGCCTGTGCGGCGCCAAGTTCGGCTGCGGCCTCGGTCAGTGCGGCGCCTGCACCGTGACGCTCGGCGGGGCTGCCGTCATGTCCTGCCTCGTGCCCGTGTCGGCCGTCGGCGGGCGCGTCGTCGGCACCGTCGAGGGCCTGGGGCGGCCGGACGCGCCGGGCGTGTTGCAGCAAGCCTTCATCGACGAGCAGGCCGCGCAATGCGGCTACTGCATCGCCGGGATGATCATGCGGGCCAGCAGCCTGCTCGCGCACACGCCGGCGCCGTCCGAAGCCGAGATCCGCCGCCACATGATGCCCAACCTGTGCCGCTGCGGCACGCATATGCGCATCCTGCGTGCCGTGCGGCGCGCGGCCGCCATGCTGGCGAAGGGCAAGCCGTGA
- a CDS encoding cytochrome c, whose amino-acid sequence MLEPSRRTQAGRRRFAAGAGALLAASAVAGCATMWRPALEPQAHVPVFDAATVASGERLAALGNCAACHTADPARPYAGGVGVATPFGTVYSTNITPAADTGIGRYSEAAFTRALREGVARDGHLLYPAFPYDHYTRLTQDDIRALYAYFMTRPPLDAPAHPNDLRFPFNFRPLVGVWNTLYLKREPWMPDPRRSAAWNRGAYVADALAHCSACHSPRTRLGGEDRMRFLDGGEAEDWYAPSLNANSPSPLPWTHEQLVAYLRTGIAPEHAVAGGPMQGVVENLGRADPADVDALATWLHSYLQQAPARATNAARPGALPAPAAADPDQLKQGYDVYAGACARCHEAGRAATSGTALPLQQAVALYDPDPRSLLHIVRDGIAPPGGAPARWMPAFAGILDDGQAAALAAYLRRYGAARPAWPDLEDSVRKARQP is encoded by the coding sequence ATGCTCGAGCCATCCCGCCGCACGCAGGCAGGCCGCCGCCGGTTCGCCGCCGGCGCGGGCGCGCTGCTGGCTGCGTCCGCGGTGGCCGGATGCGCAACGATGTGGCGGCCGGCGCTCGAACCGCAGGCGCATGTGCCCGTGTTCGATGCCGCCACGGTCGCGAGCGGCGAACGGCTGGCGGCGCTCGGCAATTGCGCGGCCTGCCACACGGCCGATCCGGCGCGGCCCTATGCCGGCGGCGTGGGCGTTGCGACGCCGTTCGGCACCGTCTACAGCACCAACATCACGCCGGCCGCCGACACGGGCATCGGCCGCTACAGCGAGGCCGCGTTCACGCGCGCGCTGCGCGAGGGCGTGGCCCGCGACGGACACCTGCTGTATCCCGCCTTCCCGTACGACCACTACACGCGCCTGACCCAGGACGACATCCGCGCGCTGTACGCCTACTTCATGACGCGCCCGCCGCTGGACGCGCCCGCGCATCCCAACGACTTGCGGTTCCCGTTCAATTTCCGGCCTCTCGTCGGTGTCTGGAACACGCTGTACCTGAAGCGCGAACCCTGGATGCCGGACCCGCGCCGAAGCGCCGCGTGGAACCGCGGGGCCTACGTGGCGGACGCGCTGGCCCATTGCAGCGCGTGCCATTCGCCGCGCACGCGGCTGGGCGGCGAGGACCGCATGCGCTTCCTGGACGGTGGCGAGGCCGAGGACTGGTATGCGCCCTCGCTGAACGCGAACTCGCCGTCGCCGCTGCCGTGGACGCACGAACAGCTGGTCGCCTACCTGCGCACCGGGATCGCTCCGGAGCACGCCGTCGCCGGCGGTCCGATGCAGGGCGTGGTGGAGAATCTGGGCCGCGCGGATCCGGCCGACGTCGACGCGCTGGCCACCTGGCTCCACAGCTATTTGCAGCAGGCGCCGGCGCGCGCGACGAACGCGGCGCGGCCGGGCGCGTTGCCTGCGCCGGCCGCCGCCGACCCCGACCAGCTGAAGCAGGGCTACGACGTGTACGCCGGCGCCTGCGCGCGCTGCCACGAGGCCGGCCGCGCGGCCACGTCCGGCACCGCGCTGCCGCTGCAGCAGGCCGTGGCGCTGTACGATCCCGATCCGCGCAGCCTGCTGCACATCGTGCGCGACGGGATCGCGCCGCCGGGCGGCGCACCGGCGCGCTGGATGCCCGCGTTCGCTGGGATCCTGGACGACGGCCAGGCCGCGGCGCTGGCCGCCTACCTGCGCCGCTACGGTGCGGCCAGGCCGGCGTGGCCCGACCTCGAGGACAGCGTCCGGAAAGCGCGGCAGCCATGA
- a CDS encoding CocE/NonD family hydrolase: protein MTRHSLPARLPLLTLLVALACSALPPTPAQAAEDAKLAPRDLRETYTKYEYRIPMRDGTKLFTVVYVPKDASKSYPFLVNRTPYGAGVQAEGELHYGEDWYPKQIGPSKEFEDAGYIFVKQDVRGRYMSEGKWQEMTPHVNPQRAAGEGQESQDMYDTMEWLLKNVPNNNGKAGILGISYPGFYTSASIIDSHPAIKAASPQAPVTDLYMGDDSYHGGAFMLAANFGFYASFTEQQNPTPLPKTWADFDYGAADAYDFFLKHRTLANILGTLTDKQRALLAPTIEHDTYDAFWQTRAIAPHLKNVKAAVLTVGGWFDAEDPQGPFTTYHAIKKYNPNTFNGLVIGPWVHGGWARYDGKQLGRVSFDSKTGEYFRQHIQFPFFEQHLKGVKPAQPIAEVTAFETGSNVWRRYTAWPPVQAKARTLYFGPHGTLSWQQPAPGAGYDEYVSDPNKPVPYVGYPATSVPQEYMVSDQRFAATRPDVLVYQSDVLEEDVTVAGPVTPKLFVSTTGTDSDWVVKLIDVYPADYPAGEQPARGNDVAPPRGAMAGYQQLVRGNPLRGKFRNGFEKPEPFVPGKVEAIGYHLGDVDHTFRRGHRIMVQVQSSWFPLVDLNPQTFVTIPKAKPEDFKAATQRVYHAAQTPSGVQLLVMPAH from the coding sequence ATGACCCGTCACTCCCTGCCCGCACGCCTGCCCCTGCTTACCCTGCTGGTGGCGCTCGCGTGCTCCGCCCTGCCCCCAACCCCCGCGCAAGCGGCGGAAGACGCCAAGCTCGCGCCGCGCGACCTGCGCGAGACGTACACGAAGTACGAATACCGCATCCCGATGCGCGACGGGACGAAGCTCTTCACCGTCGTGTACGTACCGAAGGATGCCTCGAAGTCCTACCCGTTCCTGGTCAACCGCACGCCGTACGGCGCGGGCGTCCAGGCCGAGGGCGAGCTGCACTACGGCGAGGACTGGTATCCGAAGCAGATTGGACCGTCGAAGGAATTCGAGGACGCGGGCTATATCTTCGTCAAGCAGGACGTGCGCGGCCGCTATATGTCCGAGGGCAAGTGGCAGGAGATGACGCCGCACGTGAACCCGCAGCGCGCGGCCGGCGAAGGCCAGGAAAGCCAGGACATGTACGACACGATGGAATGGCTCCTCAAGAACGTCCCGAACAACAACGGCAAGGCCGGCATCCTCGGCATCAGCTACCCCGGCTTCTACACGTCGGCCAGCATCATCGATTCGCACCCGGCCATCAAGGCCGCGTCACCGCAGGCGCCCGTGACGGATCTGTACATGGGCGACGACTCCTACCACGGCGGCGCCTTCATGCTGGCCGCGAACTTCGGCTTCTACGCCTCGTTCACCGAGCAGCAGAACCCGACGCCGCTGCCCAAGACCTGGGCCGACTTCGACTACGGCGCGGCCGACGCCTACGACTTCTTCCTCAAGCACCGCACGCTGGCGAACATCCTCGGCACGCTGACGGACAAGCAGCGTGCCCTGCTCGCACCCACGATCGAACACGACACGTACGATGCGTTCTGGCAGACGCGCGCCATCGCGCCGCACTTGAAAAACGTGAAGGCGGCCGTGCTCACCGTCGGCGGCTGGTTCGACGCCGAAGACCCGCAAGGGCCGTTCACGACCTACCACGCCATCAAAAAGTACAACCCGAACACCTTCAACGGCCTGGTGATCGGCCCGTGGGTGCACGGCGGGTGGGCGCGCTACGACGGCAAGCAGTTGGGGCGCGTATCGTTCGACAGCAAGACGGGCGAATACTTCCGCCAGCACATCCAGTTCCCGTTCTTCGAGCAGCACCTCAAGGGCGTGAAGCCCGCGCAGCCCATCGCGGAAGTGACGGCCTTCGAGACGGGCAGCAACGTCTGGCGCCGCTACACCGCATGGCCGCCCGTGCAGGCGAAGGCACGCACCTTGTATTTCGGTCCGCACGGCACGCTGTCGTGGCAGCAGCCGGCGCCGGGGGCCGGGTACGACGAGTACGTGTCCGATCCGAACAAGCCCGTGCCTTACGTCGGCTACCCGGCGACGTCGGTGCCGCAGGAATACATGGTGTCGGACCAGCGTTTCGCGGCCACGCGACCCGACGTGCTGGTGTACCAGAGCGACGTGCTGGAAGAGGACGTCACCGTCGCCGGCCCCGTGACGCCCAAGCTGTTCGTGTCGACGACGGGCACGGATTCGGACTGGGTCGTGAAGCTCATCGACGTCTACCCGGCCGACTATCCCGCGGGCGAGCAACCGGCGCGGGGCAACGACGTGGCGCCCCCGCGCGGCGCCATGGCCGGCTACCAGCAACTCGTGCGCGGCAATCCGCTGCGCGGCAAATTCCGCAACGGATTCGAGAAGCCGGAGCCTTTCGTGCCGGGCAAGGTGGAGGCGATCGGCTACCACCTGGGCGATGTCGACCACACGTTCCGCCGCGGCCACCGCATCATGGTCCAGGTGCAGAGCTCCTGGTTCCCGCTGGTGGACCTGAATCCGCAGACCTTCGTCACCATCCCGAAAGCGAAGCCGGAAGACTTCAAGGCCGCCACGCAGCGCGTCTACCACGCGGCGCAGACGCCCTCCGGCGTGCAGCTGCTCGTGATGCCGGCGCACTGA
- a CDS encoding GGDEF domain-containing protein, which produces MKRAAAGRAALLACCLAAAGARADNDGTTLERLEGLVRTADAGALPALLAAQNEVMAGDYADRIAYLKLLRRAYADHGDTVGAEQAAERIVRTARAQGDALDTALGMLARLGGAAGHGKTAALAAVNDIDVRHADLRDPAFMAALQQAYGDAYLQLGQFDFAHSHYLKALEIARRYPEFHEPTVNELRLAVAKVYVYTRAPDKVLATLATVGPDGGTLSPPSAVRRYVLEGIAHVMQGHPDQGRVAYYKGLAVAHAHGLSLFEANALGNIADSWLEDGNYVEAERAARAALPLAAKAADPATRRIAEVNLGFALAGQGHVTEGLAHIDLMLAELRADGALPDLANVLLEKSRMLDKAGLVRQALQALQEQREVAAKLVAAEHENTARVLQEQFEAQRRAIQIESLRRENGLKDAQIRKRRVWQLIASTGAAVALLLCGFVWVLYRRSMRTSRRLRELNEELAFHSTHDALTGLLNRRSFRDAMAARTPGGSRCFILLDIDHFKSINDRLGHAAGDEVLVEVARRLRVCVGTRGLLLRWGGEEFLVHADGGDPADHAELVRALLAAVARDPVTTAEGRRIQVTITAGALSVPAGSDAAIDWQHALALADQALYRGKQDGRRCAYLDAADCTGSVTRSARIVPAGA; this is translated from the coding sequence ATGAAGCGCGCTGCGGCCGGCAGGGCCGCGCTGCTGGCGTGTTGTCTCGCGGCGGCCGGTGCGCGCGCGGACAACGACGGCACGACGCTGGAGCGGCTCGAGGGCCTGGTGCGGACGGCGGACGCGGGCGCGCTTCCGGCTCTGCTGGCAGCGCAGAACGAGGTCATGGCCGGTGATTACGCCGACCGCATCGCCTACCTCAAGCTGCTGCGCCGCGCCTATGCCGACCACGGCGACACGGTTGGCGCGGAGCAGGCCGCGGAGCGGATCGTGCGGACCGCGCGGGCGCAGGGCGACGCGCTGGATACCGCGCTCGGCATGCTGGCGCGGCTCGGCGGGGCGGCCGGCCACGGGAAGACCGCGGCGCTCGCCGCGGTGAACGACATCGACGTCCGCCACGCCGACCTGCGCGACCCGGCATTCATGGCCGCGCTGCAGCAGGCGTATGGGGATGCCTACCTGCAGCTGGGCCAGTTCGACTTCGCGCACAGCCATTACCTGAAAGCGCTCGAGATCGCGCGCCGGTATCCCGAGTTCCACGAACCGACCGTGAACGAGTTGCGGCTGGCGGTCGCGAAGGTCTACGTGTACACCCGCGCGCCGGACAAGGTGCTTGCCACGCTGGCCACGGTCGGTCCGGACGGCGGCACGCTGTCGCCGCCGTCGGCCGTGCGCCGCTATGTCCTCGAAGGCATTGCCCACGTCATGCAGGGCCACCCGGACCAGGGGCGCGTCGCGTATTACAAGGGCCTCGCCGTCGCGCATGCGCACGGCCTTTCGCTGTTCGAAGCGAACGCCCTCGGCAACATCGCCGACAGCTGGCTGGAGGACGGCAACTACGTCGAGGCCGAGCGCGCCGCGCGGGCGGCGTTGCCGCTGGCGGCCAAGGCGGCCGACCCGGCCACGCGGCGCATCGCCGAAGTCAACCTCGGGTTCGCGCTGGCCGGACAAGGGCATGTGACGGAAGGCCTCGCGCATATCGACCTCATGTTGGCCGAGCTGCGCGCGGACGGCGCGCTGCCGGACCTGGCGAACGTGCTGCTCGAAAAAAGCCGCATGCTGGACAAGGCGGGCCTCGTGCGCCAGGCGCTGCAGGCATTGCAGGAACAGCGGGAGGTCGCGGCGAAGCTCGTCGCGGCGGAACACGAGAACACGGCCCGCGTGCTGCAGGAGCAGTTCGAGGCCCAGCGCCGCGCGATCCAGATCGAAAGCCTGCGCCGTGAGAACGGCTTGAAGGATGCGCAGATCCGCAAGCGCCGCGTGTGGCAGCTGATCGCCTCGACCGGCGCCGCCGTGGCCCTGCTGCTGTGCGGCTTCGTCTGGGTGCTGTACCGCCGTTCCATGCGCACGAGCCGCCGGTTGCGCGAATTGAACGAGGAACTGGCATTCCATTCCACGCACGACGCGCTGACCGGCCTCCTGAACCGCCGGTCGTTCCGCGACGCGATGGCGGCCCGCACGCCCGGCGGCAGCCGCTGCTTCATCCTGCTCGACATCGACCACTTCAAGTCGATCAACGACCGTCTCGGCCACGCGGCCGGCGACGAGGTGCTCGTGGAGGTCGCGCGCCGGCTGCGCGTCTGCGTGGGCACGCGCGGGCTGCTGCTGCGCTGGGGCGGCGAGGAATTCCTCGTCCACGCGGACGGGGGCGATCCCGCGGACCACGCGGAGCTCGTGCGCGCGCTGCTGGCCGCCGTCGCGCGCGATCCCGTGACGACGGCGGAGGGGCGGCGGATCCAGGTCACGATCACGGCGGGCGCGCTGTCGGTCCCTGCCGGCAGCGATGCCGCGATCGACTGGCAGCACGCGCTGGCGCTGGCCGACCAGGCCCTGTACCGGGGCAAGCAGGACGGCCGCCGCTGCGCCTATCTGGACGCGGCGGACTGCACGGGCAGCGTCACGCGCAGCGCGCGTATCGTGCCGGCCGGTGCCTGA
- a CDS encoding EAL domain-containing protein, giving the protein MSSSHPNHAVVRRANAVAAARARARRMHREATHDAATGLPNHDEFMSRLERALAAAGRTGAGTALLCVGLDGAGEDGALRAFATRLRASVRRTDVTGVLGDGVFGVLLTHLADPVAVVPALAAKVLAADARASVGIAFAEGVNGGDALLARAQTAMHAARRQGANTAVFFDGGAAPVPDEPGPAGAPLPPDETARVEALRATQLLDSEPDELFDRIVRIVCTSLNVPISLVSLVDSDRQWFKARCGMEAGETARNVSFCAWAVLDDEPLVVGDALLDPRFADNPLVSGAPFMRFYAGVPLRSGGRRIGSLCAIDHMPRTLTPQDLLVLKQLARMVEDLIELRSAALGAVQSLNDWGGRPLLDGGTGARLRQQFLRDPLTGLPNRLVVEDAIARHAVRGPAGACAVLAVVDVDNLAAVNEAGSHADGDAVLVAMARRLRHQAGPGDVAARIGGSTFLVWLQSDADDCAARAEALHRALNGPVQVAGRVIHGSVTMGHSRFGPDGLDAETLLVRAQAALRHAKSQGHGLARAFEPAHRRTEPRVLEHDLRGALARDELALAYQPKVDLRSGRVVGVEALLRWQHPVFGMVPPCDFIPVAEESGLIIPIGQWVLDQACAQLRAWHDAGHAGLSVAVNLSARQFLDDEVAARVVRTLERHGVPRGALELELTESTSMHDVGRSITIMKELKDAGVVLSIDDFGTGYSSLAYLKRLPIDKVKIDRAFVSDLEQSAESRAIVRAIVRAIVTAVRCLGLDVIAEGIEQPGQARLLMADGCFEMQGFHFGRPVAAAECPLDAHFTVDVPPEEGA; this is encoded by the coding sequence ATGAGCTCATCCCATCCGAACCACGCCGTCGTCCGCCGCGCGAACGCGGTCGCCGCGGCGCGCGCCCGCGCCCGGCGCATGCATCGCGAGGCGACGCACGATGCCGCCACCGGGCTGCCGAACCACGACGAATTCATGAGCCGCCTCGAACGCGCCCTGGCCGCGGCCGGCCGCACGGGCGCGGGCACCGCGCTGCTGTGCGTCGGCCTCGACGGCGCCGGGGAGGACGGCGCGCTGCGTGCGTTCGCCACCCGGCTGCGCGCGTCCGTGCGCCGCACCGACGTGACGGGCGTGCTCGGCGACGGTGTGTTCGGCGTGCTGTTGACGCACCTCGCCGACCCGGTCGCCGTCGTGCCGGCGCTCGCCGCCAAGGTGCTGGCCGCGGACGCGCGCGCCAGCGTCGGCATCGCGTTCGCCGAGGGCGTCAATGGCGGCGACGCGCTGCTGGCGCGGGCGCAAACGGCCATGCACGCGGCGCGCAGGCAGGGCGCCAACACGGCCGTGTTCTTCGATGGCGGCGCGGCGCCGGTCCCGGACGAACCCGGCCCAGCCGGGGCGCCGCTGCCGCCGGACGAGACGGCGCGCGTCGAGGCCTTGCGCGCGACGCAGCTGCTCGACAGCGAACCCGACGAGCTGTTCGACCGCATCGTGCGCATCGTCTGCACGAGCTTGAACGTGCCGATCAGCCTCGTCTCCCTCGTCGACAGCGACCGGCAGTGGTTCAAGGCCCGCTGCGGCATGGAAGCGGGCGAGACGGCGCGCAACGTGTCGTTCTGCGCGTGGGCCGTGCTGGACGACGAGCCGCTCGTCGTCGGCGACGCTCTGCTGGACCCGCGCTTCGCGGACAACCCCCTCGTCAGCGGAGCGCCGTTCATGCGCTTCTATGCCGGGGTGCCGCTGCGCAGTGGCGGGCGGCGCATCGGGTCGCTGTGCGCCATCGACCACATGCCGCGCACGCTGACGCCGCAGGACCTGCTGGTCTTGAAACAGCTGGCGCGCATGGTCGAGGACCTGATCGAACTGCGCTCGGCCGCGCTGGGCGCCGTGCAAAGCCTGAACGACTGGGGCGGCCGGCCGTTGCTGGACGGTGGGACGGGCGCGCGGCTGCGCCAGCAATTCCTGCGCGATCCGCTGACGGGCTTGCCGAACCGCCTGGTCGTGGAAGACGCGATCGCGCGCCACGCGGTACGGGGGCCGGCGGGCGCTTGCGCGGTGCTGGCCGTCGTCGACGTCGACAATCTCGCCGCCGTCAATGAGGCGGGCAGCCACGCGGACGGCGACGCGGTGCTCGTGGCGATGGCCCGCCGCCTGCGGCACCAGGCCGGCCCCGGCGACGTGGCGGCCCGCATCGGCGGCAGCACTTTCCTGGTGTGGCTCCAGTCCGACGCCGACGATTGCGCCGCACGTGCCGAGGCGCTGCACCGTGCCCTGAATGGTCCCGTCCAGGTGGCCGGCCGGGTGATCCATGGCAGCGTGACGATGGGCCACAGCCGTTTCGGGCCGGACGGCCTCGATGCCGAGACGCTGCTCGTGCGCGCCCAGGCCGCGCTGCGCCATGCCAAGTCGCAGGGCCACGGCCTTGCGCGCGCGTTCGAGCCGGCGCACCGCCGTACCGAACCGCGCGTCCTGGAGCACGACCTGCGCGGCGCGCTCGCACGCGACGAGCTGGCGCTGGCGTACCAGCCCAAGGTCGACCTGCGCAGCGGCCGCGTCGTCGGCGTCGAGGCCCTGCTGCGCTGGCAGCATCCCGTGTTCGGCATGGTGCCGCCGTGCGACTTCATCCCGGTGGCCGAAGAAAGCGGCTTGATCATCCCGATCGGCCAGTGGGTGCTGGACCAGGCCTGCGCCCAGCTGCGCGCCTGGCACGACGCGGGCCATGCGGGCTTGAGCGTCGCGGTGAACCTGTCGGCGCGCCAGTTCCTCGACGACGAGGTCGCGGCGCGCGTCGTGCGCACGCTGGAGCGCCACGGCGTGCCGCGCGGCGCGCTGGAGCTGGAACTGACGGAGTCGACGTCGATGCACGATGTCGGGCGCAGTATCACGATCATGAAGGAGCTCAAGGACGCGGGCGTCGTGCTCAGCATCGACGACTTCGGCACCGGCTATTCGAGCCTCGCCTATCTGAAGCGCCTGCCGATCGACAAGGTCAAGATCGACCGTGCGTTCGTCTCCGACCTGGAACAGAGCGCGGAGTCGCGCGCCATCGTGCGCGCCATCGTGCGCGCCATCGTGACGGCAGTGCGCTGCCTGGGCCTGGACGTGATCGCCGAAGGCATCGAGCAGCCCGGCCAGGCGCGCCTGCTCATGGCCGACGGCTGCTTCGAGATGCAGGGATTTCATTTCGGCCGGCCCGTCGCGGCCGCGGAGTGTCCGCTCGACGCGCACTTCACCGTGGACGTGCCGCCGGAGGAGGGCGCATGA